From a single Silene latifolia isolate original U9 population chromosome 6, ASM4854445v1, whole genome shotgun sequence genomic region:
- the LOC141587126 gene encoding glycerol-3-phosphate acyltransferase, chloroplastic-like isoform X2, whose protein sequence is MSLVLSSLSSSTPPPIIDLFRDRISSSIHATTSTISTTSASLRRRLVCCSTSNLKSMPDSIPLSSSSVDIRRHNPLLFPHSSLLHLRSAQELLSRLKKESEYGRLPENVASALEELYENYRNAVFSSEHPNAEEIFLSNMSAMLDCVIFDMEDPFIFPPYHKAVREPYDYYAFGQNYIRPLIDFRSSYVGNIAIFREMEEKRQQGHNIILMSNHQTEADPAVIALLLEGTNPEIAENMTYVAGDRVVTDPLCKPFSMGRNLLCVYSKKHMYDVPELVDFKKRANTRTLKEMALLLRGGSQVIWIAPSGGRDRPDPVTKEWYPAPFDISSVDNMRRLVKHAGVPGHIYPLSILCYDIMPPPPQVEKEIGEKRLVSFHGVGLSVTPEVNYHDIALHCRNEGEVKSTYAHVLHDSVNEQYKVLKAAIHGKQGLEASTPALSLLQPWRSN, encoded by the exons ATGTCGTTGGTGTTATCATCTTTATCCTCGTCTACGCCGCCTCCTATTATTGACTTGTTCAGAGACAGAATCTCATCTTCCATTCATGCCACTACTTCTACTATTTCCACTACGTCTGCTTCGTTACGACGTCGTTTAGTCTGTTGTTCTACTTCCAACCTCAAATCAATGCCCGATTCTATTCCACTTTCTTCATCATCTGTTGATATCAGGAGACACAATCCGCTGCTCTTTCCTCATTCATCTCTACTCCACCTTCGCTCCGCCCAAG AGCTACTTTCTAGGTTAAAAAAGGAATCGGAATATGGGAGGCTGCCTGAAAATGTTGCATCTGCATTGGAGGAACTTTATGAAAATTATCGGAATGCT GTCTTTTCAAGTGAACATCCTAATGCTGAGGAAATTTTCTTGTCCAACATGAGTGCTATGTTGGACTGTGTTATATTCGACATGGAG GACCCATTTATATTTCCACCTTATCACAAAGCTGTCAGAGAGCCTTATGACTACTATGCATTTGGTCAGAATTACATACGACCATTGATTGATTTTAG ATCGTCATATGTTGGAAACATTGCCATTTTTCGTGAGATGGAGGAGAAACGACAGCAG GGGCACAATATTATCTTGATGTCAAACCATCAAACTGAAGCAGATCCTGCTGTTATTGCATTGCTTCTAGAGGGAACAAACCCAGAAATTGCAGAAAACATG ACTTATGTAGCAGGTGACCGAGTTGTTACCGACCCTCTATGCAAGCCTTTTAGCATGGGAAG GAACCTTCTTTGCGTGTACTCTAAAAAGCATATGTATGATGTTCCGGAGCTTGTTGATTTTAAGAAAAGAGCTAATACAAGGACTTTGAAAGAGATGGCCTTGCTTTTAAG AGGTGGTTCACAAGTCATCTGGATTGCCCCAAGTGGTGGAAGAGATCGTCCAGATCCTGTCACCAAGGAATGGTACCCG GCACCTTTTGATATATCTTCAGTGGATAACATGAGAAGGCTTGTGAAGCACGCTGGTGTACCCGGGCATATCTATCCATTATCAATTCTATGCTATGATATTATGCCCCCTCCACCACAG GTTGAAAAAGAAATTGGGGAAAAAAGACTCGTGTCATTCCATGGGGTTGGGTTATCTGTGACACCTGAGGTCAACTACCATGATATTGCTCTTCATTGCAGAAATGAGGGAGAG GTTAAATCAACTTACGCACATGTATTGCATGATTCTGTTAATGAGCAATATAAGGTTCTCAAAGCTGCTATACATGGCAAGCAAGGGTTAGAGGCATCAACTCCAGCTCTTTCCCTTTTGCAGCCTTGGCGATCTAATTGA
- the LOC141587126 gene encoding glycerol-3-phosphate acyltransferase, chloroplastic-like isoform X1 — translation MSLVLSSLSSSTPPPIIDLFRDRISSSIHATTSTISTTSASLRRRLVCCSTSNLKSMPDSIPLSSSSVDIRRHNPLLFPHSSLLHLRSAQELLSRLKKESEYGRLPENVASALEELYENYRNAVFSSEHPNAEEIFLSNMSAMLDCVIFDMEDPFIFPPYHKAVREPYDYYAFGQNYIRPLIDFRSSYVGNIAIFREMEEKRQQGHNIILMSNHQTEADPAVIALLLEGTNPEIAENMTYVAGDRVVTDPLCKPFSMGRNLLCVYSKKHMYDVPELVDFKKRANTRTLKEMALLLRWFTSHLDCPKWWKRSSRSCHQGMVPEDQAPFDISSVDNMRRLVKHAGVPGHIYPLSILCYDIMPPPPQVEKEIGEKRLVSFHGVGLSVTPEVNYHDIALHCRNEGEVKSTYAHVLHDSVNEQYKVLKAAIHGKQGLEASTPALSLLQPWRSN, via the exons ATGTCGTTGGTGTTATCATCTTTATCCTCGTCTACGCCGCCTCCTATTATTGACTTGTTCAGAGACAGAATCTCATCTTCCATTCATGCCACTACTTCTACTATTTCCACTACGTCTGCTTCGTTACGACGTCGTTTAGTCTGTTGTTCTACTTCCAACCTCAAATCAATGCCCGATTCTATTCCACTTTCTTCATCATCTGTTGATATCAGGAGACACAATCCGCTGCTCTTTCCTCATTCATCTCTACTCCACCTTCGCTCCGCCCAAG AGCTACTTTCTAGGTTAAAAAAGGAATCGGAATATGGGAGGCTGCCTGAAAATGTTGCATCTGCATTGGAGGAACTTTATGAAAATTATCGGAATGCT GTCTTTTCAAGTGAACATCCTAATGCTGAGGAAATTTTCTTGTCCAACATGAGTGCTATGTTGGACTGTGTTATATTCGACATGGAG GACCCATTTATATTTCCACCTTATCACAAAGCTGTCAGAGAGCCTTATGACTACTATGCATTTGGTCAGAATTACATACGACCATTGATTGATTTTAG ATCGTCATATGTTGGAAACATTGCCATTTTTCGTGAGATGGAGGAGAAACGACAGCAG GGGCACAATATTATCTTGATGTCAAACCATCAAACTGAAGCAGATCCTGCTGTTATTGCATTGCTTCTAGAGGGAACAAACCCAGAAATTGCAGAAAACATG ACTTATGTAGCAGGTGACCGAGTTGTTACCGACCCTCTATGCAAGCCTTTTAGCATGGGAAG GAACCTTCTTTGCGTGTACTCTAAAAAGCATATGTATGATGTTCCGGAGCTTGTTGATTTTAAGAAAAGAGCTAATACAAGGACTTTGAAAGAGATGGCCTTGCTTTTAAG GTGGTTCACAAGTCATCTGGATTGCCCCAAGTGGTGGAAGAGATCGTCCAGATCCTGTCACCAAGGAATGGTACCCG AGGACCAGGCACCTTTTGATATATCTTCAGTGGATAACATGAGAAGGCTTGTGAAGCACGCTGGTGTACCCGGGCATATCTATCCATTATCAATTCTATGCTATGATATTATGCCCCCTCCACCACAG GTTGAAAAAGAAATTGGGGAAAAAAGACTCGTGTCATTCCATGGGGTTGGGTTATCTGTGACACCTGAGGTCAACTACCATGATATTGCTCTTCATTGCAGAAATGAGGGAGAG GTTAAATCAACTTACGCACATGTATTGCATGATTCTGTTAATGAGCAATATAAGGTTCTCAAAGCTGCTATACATGGCAAGCAAGGGTTAGAGGCATCAACTCCAGCTCTTTCCCTTTTGCAGCCTTGGCGATCTAATTGA
- the LOC141587126 gene encoding glycerol-3-phosphate acyltransferase, chloroplastic-like isoform X3: MCILLWKVLVVKKRVGEATRRQLYRIVGDVPRADLLRGVKESVFSSEHPNAEEIFLSNMSAMLDCVIFDMEDPFIFPPYHKAVREPYDYYAFGQNYIRPLIDFRSSYVGNIAIFREMEEKRQQGHNIILMSNHQTEADPAVIALLLEGTNPEIAENMTYVAGDRVVTDPLCKPFSMGRNLLCVYSKKHMYDVPELVDFKKRANTRTLKEMALLLRWFTSHLDCPKWWKRSSRSCHQGMVPEDQAPFDISSVDNMRRLVKHAGVPGHIYPLSILCYDIMPPPPQVEKEIGEKRLVSFHGVGLSVTPEVNYHDIALHCRNEGEVKSTYAHVLHDSVNEQYKVLKAAIHGKQGLEASTPALSLLQPWRSN; the protein is encoded by the exons ATGTGTATATTGCTATGGAAAGTATTGGTAGTTAAGAAAAGGGTGGGGGAGGCAACTCGGAGACAGTTATATAGGATAGTTGGTGATGTGCCAAGAGCTGACCTCTTAAGAGGGGTGAAAGAATCT GTCTTTTCAAGTGAACATCCTAATGCTGAGGAAATTTTCTTGTCCAACATGAGTGCTATGTTGGACTGTGTTATATTCGACATGGAG GACCCATTTATATTTCCACCTTATCACAAAGCTGTCAGAGAGCCTTATGACTACTATGCATTTGGTCAGAATTACATACGACCATTGATTGATTTTAG ATCGTCATATGTTGGAAACATTGCCATTTTTCGTGAGATGGAGGAGAAACGACAGCAG GGGCACAATATTATCTTGATGTCAAACCATCAAACTGAAGCAGATCCTGCTGTTATTGCATTGCTTCTAGAGGGAACAAACCCAGAAATTGCAGAAAACATG ACTTATGTAGCAGGTGACCGAGTTGTTACCGACCCTCTATGCAAGCCTTTTAGCATGGGAAG GAACCTTCTTTGCGTGTACTCTAAAAAGCATATGTATGATGTTCCGGAGCTTGTTGATTTTAAGAAAAGAGCTAATACAAGGACTTTGAAAGAGATGGCCTTGCTTTTAAG GTGGTTCACAAGTCATCTGGATTGCCCCAAGTGGTGGAAGAGATCGTCCAGATCCTGTCACCAAGGAATGGTACCCG AGGACCAGGCACCTTTTGATATATCTTCAGTGGATAACATGAGAAGGCTTGTGAAGCACGCTGGTGTACCCGGGCATATCTATCCATTATCAATTCTATGCTATGATATTATGCCCCCTCCACCACAG GTTGAAAAAGAAATTGGGGAAAAAAGACTCGTGTCATTCCATGGGGTTGGGTTATCTGTGACACCTGAGGTCAACTACCATGATATTGCTCTTCATTGCAGAAATGAGGGAGAG GTTAAATCAACTTACGCACATGTATTGCATGATTCTGTTAATGAGCAATATAAGGTTCTCAAAGCTGCTATACATGGCAAGCAAGGGTTAGAGGCATCAACTCCAGCTCTTTCCCTTTTGCAGCCTTGGCGATCTAATTGA